A stretch of Paenibacillus mucilaginosus 3016 DNA encodes these proteins:
- a CDS encoding HlyD family type I secretion periplasmic adaptor subunit codes for MSILRTRNVEAYDFLPAALELEQTPPAPLGRWIIWIIFTLVLSLIAWACIGTIDEVAVSRGKVVPSGRVKVVQPLEEGVIGAIHVDEGDKVKAGQLLMELDPAMDTADLEGLRKNLAAARLEKEMLAAERDGRAPEEQVLSGLLADSGLAPGFLEELRRLKTAGEAAHRAKEDALKLTIAQREKEISLERTKQEQAEKKYMLEQLTQQEKPSEDKSMLDALNRRNDLLTAQQEVESAITNVRKLTDSLEEAKKNLQALNEERGQTLLASIVEKDKTIHALEAELLKAQTKVGYRKLVSPADGTVLGIAAQTIGGIVTPAQPVITIVPDGTELIVEGTLLNKDIGFVSAGQEVRVKIDTFPFQKYGTLRGEVTEISADAIDDPELGTVYRMKVKLLEQRLNVNGSPVPVTPGMTVSAEVKTGDRKIIEFFLSPILKYAEESLTLR; via the coding sequence GTGTCGATCCTGCGGACAAGGAATGTGGAGGCGTATGATTTTTTGCCGGCGGCCCTGGAGCTTGAACAGACGCCGCCGGCCCCGCTCGGGAGGTGGATCATCTGGATCATCTTCACGCTTGTGCTGTCCTTGATCGCCTGGGCGTGCATCGGGACGATCGACGAGGTGGCCGTCTCCCGCGGCAAGGTCGTGCCGAGCGGCCGCGTGAAGGTGGTACAGCCGCTCGAGGAAGGTGTGATCGGAGCGATCCACGTGGATGAGGGCGATAAGGTCAAGGCCGGCCAGCTCCTGATGGAGCTCGATCCGGCGATGGATACGGCGGACCTCGAAGGGCTCCGCAAGAATCTGGCGGCCGCCAGGCTCGAGAAGGAGATGCTGGCGGCGGAGCGCGACGGCCGGGCGCCGGAGGAGCAGGTGCTCTCCGGTCTGCTTGCCGACTCGGGGCTCGCTCCCGGATTCCTCGAGGAGCTGCGCCGGCTGAAGACGGCGGGCGAGGCGGCCCACCGGGCGAAGGAGGATGCCCTGAAGCTGACGATCGCCCAGCGGGAGAAAGAGATTTCGCTGGAGCGGACGAAGCAGGAGCAGGCGGAGAAAAAGTACATGCTGGAGCAGCTTACCCAGCAGGAGAAGCCGTCGGAGGACAAGTCGATGCTCGATGCGCTCAACCGGCGCAACGACCTGCTGACGGCGCAGCAGGAGGTCGAGTCCGCCATCACGAACGTGCGGAAGCTGACCGACAGCCTGGAGGAAGCCAAGAAGAACCTTCAGGCGCTGAACGAAGAGAGGGGGCAGACGCTGCTCGCCTCCATCGTCGAGAAGGACAAGACGATCCATGCGCTCGAAGCCGAGCTGCTCAAGGCCCAGACGAAGGTCGGCTACCGTAAGCTGGTGTCGCCGGCCGACGGGACGGTGCTCGGCATCGCCGCGCAGACGATCGGCGGAATCGTGACGCCGGCGCAGCCGGTCATTACGATCGTGCCCGACGGCACCGAGCTGATCGTCGAGGGGACGCTGCTTAACAAGGACATCGGGTTCGTCTCCGCGGGACAGGAGGTCCGCGTCAAGATCGACACGTTTCCTTTTCAGAAATACGGCACGCTGCGGGGCGAGGTGACGGAGATCAGCGCCGATGCGATCGACGATCCGGAGCTCGGAACGGTCTACCGGATGAAGGTCAAGCTGCTCGAGCAGCGGCTGAATGTGAACGGCAGCCCGGTTCCGGTGACGCCCGGGATGACCGTATCGGCTGAAGTGAAGACGGGGGACCGGAAGATCATCGAATTCTTCCTCTCGCCGATCCTGAAGTATGCCGAGGAAAGCCTGACGCTGCGGTAG
- a CDS encoding peptidase domain-containing ABC transporter produces MNEKAAPQHAEPAERSIGPKLGTGLACLYFLARYHRIPLNADRWKDEALPAGGELPLPHLMRLSQEAGFKVKALRTPLAKLHRLPLPAMITDQEGGYGVLAKLTDDEALLFDPETGRPKTLAIPDFARQWGGTVVLFTPRQGRGAAERPFGFRWFLPLLWKFRQSVIEVLAASFILQLFGIALPLIIQVVIDKVLVHNGLTTLHVLMAGLVGMACFEWLLGMARTYVYHHTTGRLDVILGTKLVRHMFRLPLVYFESRRVGDTMARVREMDQIRQFLTGSPLTALLDVGFIFLYIAVMLFYSPVLTCIVLGAVLLLALLSWGVTPVLRRKLEERYARSAESQAFMVESVSGMQTLKSFALESTMHAKWEELLAGQIRAGFQTSMWAGGAGTTGQWIQRLSTLGVLWYGAWLVLQGGLSVGGLIAFQMLSSRVSEPVLRLVQLWREVQQASLSIEKLKDVFETKPEPGSEPGKTRLPAVQGHIRFEGVRFRYRPGGAEVLQGISFQVKPGSVIGVVGRSGSGKSTLSKLIQRLYVPEAGRILIDGMDIGQADPVWLRRQIGVVLQESVLFSGSVRDNIAIHSPGASMESIVQAAKLAGAHDFIMELQEGYDTAVGERGASLSGGQRQRIAIARALLLNPPILIFDEATSALDYESERIIHQNLSHICRGRTVFIIAHRLSAMARAHAVMVLDKGRLVESGTHQELLEKGGLYAHLLRQQER; encoded by the coding sequence ATGAACGAAAAGGCTGCTCCGCAGCATGCCGAACCGGCAGAGCGGTCCATAGGGCCAAAGCTCGGCACCGGTTTGGCTTGTCTTTATTTTTTGGCCCGGTATCACCGGATTCCGCTGAATGCCGACCGGTGGAAGGACGAAGCGCTGCCTGCCGGCGGGGAACTGCCGCTGCCTCACCTCATGCGGCTGTCCCAGGAGGCCGGATTCAAAGTGAAAGCGCTGCGCACGCCGCTCGCCAAGCTGCACCGGCTGCCGCTCCCGGCCATGATTACGGATCAGGAGGGCGGCTACGGCGTGCTCGCCAAGCTGACCGATGACGAAGCGCTGCTCTTCGATCCCGAGACCGGGCGGCCGAAGACGCTGGCGATCCCGGATTTTGCCCGGCAGTGGGGAGGCACGGTCGTTCTCTTCACGCCCCGGCAGGGCAGGGGAGCGGCGGAGAGGCCCTTCGGCTTCCGCTGGTTCCTGCCTCTGCTCTGGAAGTTCCGCCAGTCGGTAATCGAGGTGCTGGCGGCATCTTTTATCCTCCAGCTGTTCGGCATCGCGCTCCCGCTGATCATTCAAGTGGTGATCGACAAGGTGCTCGTACATAACGGACTGACGACCCTTCATGTTCTGATGGCGGGCCTTGTGGGCATGGCCTGCTTCGAGTGGCTGCTCGGCATGGCCCGCACCTATGTATATCATCACACGACCGGAAGGCTCGATGTGATTCTCGGCACGAAGCTGGTGCGGCATATGTTCCGCCTGCCGCTCGTCTATTTCGAATCCCGCCGGGTCGGCGATACGATGGCACGGGTGCGGGAGATGGATCAGATCCGCCAGTTCCTTACCGGCTCGCCGCTGACGGCGCTGCTGGATGTCGGATTTATCTTTTTGTATATCGCGGTCATGCTGTTCTACAGCCCGGTGCTCACCTGCATCGTGCTCGGGGCGGTGCTGCTGCTGGCGCTTCTCTCGTGGGGGGTGACTCCCGTGCTTCGGCGGAAGCTCGAGGAGCGCTATGCCCGCAGCGCCGAATCGCAGGCGTTCATGGTCGAATCCGTATCGGGAATGCAGACGCTGAAGTCCTTTGCGCTCGAATCCACGATGCATGCCAAGTGGGAGGAGCTGCTCGCCGGGCAGATCCGTGCGGGCTTCCAGACCTCCATGTGGGCGGGGGGCGCAGGGACGACCGGCCAGTGGATCCAGCGGCTGAGCACCTTGGGGGTGCTCTGGTACGGGGCCTGGCTGGTGCTTCAGGGGGGCTTGTCGGTCGGCGGACTGATTGCCTTCCAGATGCTGTCCTCGCGCGTGAGCGAGCCGGTGCTCCGGCTTGTGCAGCTGTGGCGCGAGGTGCAGCAGGCCAGCTTATCCATCGAGAAGCTGAAGGACGTGTTCGAGACGAAGCCCGAGCCGGGCTCGGAGCCGGGCAAGACGCGTCTGCCCGCCGTTCAGGGGCATATCCGCTTCGAGGGCGTGCGTTTCCGTTACCGTCCGGGCGGCGCGGAGGTGCTGCAGGGCATCTCCTTCCAGGTCAAGCCGGGCAGCGTGATCGGCGTCGTGGGCCGGAGCGGCTCGGGCAAGAGCACGCTCTCCAAGCTCATCCAGCGGCTGTATGTGCCGGAAGCCGGACGCATTCTCATTGACGGCATGGATATCGGCCAGGCCGATCCCGTCTGGCTGCGCCGGCAGATCGGCGTCGTGCTGCAGGAGAGCGTGCTCTTCAGCGGCTCGGTGCGTGACAATATCGCGATTCATTCGCCCGGCGCTTCGATGGAGTCGATCGTGCAGGCGGCCAAGCTTGCCGGCGCCCATGACTTCATCATGGAGCTGCAGGAAGGCTACGATACGGCGGTCGGGGAGCGGGGGGCTTCCCTGTCGGGCGGCCAGCGCCAGCGCATCGCCATCGCGCGTGCGCTGCTGCTCAACCCGCCGATCCTCATCTTCGATGAGGCGACCTCCGCGCTCGATTACGAGTCGGAGCGCATCATCCACCAGAACCTCAGCCACATCTGCCGGGGGCGGACCGTCTTCATTATCGCGCACCGGCTGTCCGCCATGGCCAGGGCCCATGCGGTGATGGTGCTGGATAAGGGGCGTCTCGTCGAATCGGGCACACATCAGGAGCTGCTGGAGAAGGGCGGGCTGTATGCCCACCTGCTGCGGCAGCAGGAAAGGTAG